A genomic window from Micromonospora violae includes:
- the gap gene encoding type I glyceraldehyde-3-phosphate dehydrogenase: MTIRVGINGFGRIGRNFFRAVLASDADIEVVAVNDLTDNGTLAHLLKYDSILGRLPYEVKATADEITVGGKTIKAYAEKDPSKLPWGEVGADVVIESTGFFTDATKAKAHVDGGAKKVIISAPAKNEDVTVVMGVNHDTYDPAKHTIISNASCTTNCLAPMAKVLHDTFGIQHGLMTTIHAYTQDQNLQDAPHSDLRRARAAALNIVPTSTGAAKAIGLVLPDLKGKLDGYALRVPIPTGSVTDLTVNVGRETTVDEVNAALKAAADGPLKGILVYNEDPIVSTDIVTDPASCIFDAPLTKVVGNQVKVVGWYDNEWGYSNRLVDLVKLVGSSL; this comes from the coding sequence GTGACCATCCGGGTTGGCATCAACGGCTTTGGCCGAATCGGCCGTAACTTCTTCCGGGCAGTGCTGGCGTCTGACGCCGACATCGAGGTCGTGGCGGTCAACGACCTGACCGACAACGGCACGCTCGCCCACCTGCTCAAGTACGACAGCATCCTCGGTCGCCTGCCGTACGAGGTCAAGGCCACCGCCGACGAGATCACCGTCGGTGGCAAGACCATCAAGGCGTACGCCGAGAAGGACCCGTCGAAGCTGCCGTGGGGCGAGGTCGGCGCTGACGTCGTCATCGAGTCGACCGGCTTCTTCACCGACGCCACCAAGGCCAAGGCGCACGTCGACGGCGGGGCCAAGAAGGTCATCATCTCCGCCCCGGCGAAGAACGAGGACGTCACCGTGGTCATGGGTGTCAACCACGACACCTACGACCCGGCGAAGCACACCATCATCTCCAACGCCTCGTGCACCACGAACTGCCTCGCCCCGATGGCGAAGGTCCTGCACGACACGTTCGGCATCCAGCACGGTCTGATGACGACGATCCACGCGTACACCCAGGACCAGAACCTCCAGGACGCGCCGCACTCGGATCTGCGTCGGGCCCGGGCCGCCGCGCTGAACATCGTGCCGACCTCCACCGGCGCCGCCAAGGCGATCGGCCTGGTCCTGCCGGACCTCAAGGGCAAGCTCGACGGCTACGCCCTGCGGGTGCCGATCCCGACCGGCTCGGTCACCGACCTCACCGTCAACGTGGGCCGCGAGACCACCGTGGACGAGGTCAACGCCGCGCTGAAGGCCGCCGCGGACGGCCCGCTCAAGGGCATCCTGGTCTACAACGAGGACCCGATCGTCTCCACCGACATCGTGACCGACCCGGCGTCGTGCATCTTCGACGCGCCGCTGACCAAGGTCGTCGGCAACCAGGTCAAGGTCGTCGGCTGGTACGACAACGAGTGGGGCTACTCCAACCGCCTGGTCGACCTCGTCAAGCTGGTCGGTTCGTCGCTGTGA
- a CDS encoding gluconeogenesis factor YvcK family protein, which translates to MTTRRVVAFGGGHGLSASLRALRHCAPELDLDITAVVTVGDDGGSSGRLRAERGGLPPGDLRQALVALAGDHPATRRSAGLFQHRFAAVPVGVPRSDGADLGPAAGDDPERGGVPARGTDGVSAGTDGLTGHAVGNLVLCGLMELLGDPVAALEHAGAMLGAVGRVLPMSRQPVGIEARVRGADAAAPDEVRTVRGQHQVAVTTGRVESLRLTPSAPPACAEAIEAIRAADWLIFGPGSWYTSVLPHLLVPQLADAIVSSSARRLVTLNLAAEKETLGLSVADHLAALHWYLPELKVDLVLADAKAVGDPEPVERAAESLGARLVLAPVAVVDGTPRHDPAALGAALVPVLGADR; encoded by the coding sequence ATGACGACCCGGCGGGTGGTCGCGTTCGGCGGCGGGCACGGGCTCTCCGCCTCGTTGCGTGCGCTGCGCCACTGCGCCCCCGAACTCGACCTCGACATCACCGCGGTGGTCACGGTGGGCGACGACGGTGGGTCCAGTGGCCGACTGCGGGCCGAGCGGGGTGGCCTGCCGCCGGGAGATCTGCGCCAGGCGCTGGTGGCGTTGGCCGGGGATCATCCGGCCACCCGGCGCAGCGCCGGGCTGTTCCAGCACCGCTTCGCCGCCGTACCGGTGGGGGTGCCGCGATCCGACGGGGCCGACCTGGGCCCGGCGGCGGGCGACGACCCGGAGCGGGGCGGCGTGCCCGCGCGCGGCACCGACGGGGTGTCGGCCGGCACCGACGGTCTGACCGGGCACGCGGTGGGCAACCTGGTGCTCTGCGGTCTCATGGAGCTGCTCGGCGACCCGGTGGCCGCGCTGGAGCACGCCGGCGCGATGCTCGGCGCGGTCGGGCGGGTGTTGCCGATGTCCCGTCAACCGGTCGGCATCGAGGCGCGGGTACGCGGAGCCGACGCGGCCGCCCCGGACGAGGTGCGCACGGTGCGTGGCCAGCACCAGGTGGCCGTGACCACCGGGCGGGTCGAGTCGCTGCGCCTCACCCCGAGCGCCCCACCGGCCTGCGCCGAGGCCATCGAGGCGATCCGGGCCGCCGACTGGTTGATCTTCGGGCCGGGCAGTTGGTACACGAGTGTGCTTCCACACCTGCTGGTGCCGCAGCTGGCCGACGCGATCGTGTCCAGCTCGGCCCGGCGGCTGGTCACGTTGAACCTCGCCGCGGAGAAGGAGACCCTCGGGCTCTCCGTCGCCGACCACCTCGCGGCGCTGCACTGGTACCTTCCCGAGCTCAAGGTGGATCTCGTGCTCGCCGACGCCAAGGCGGTGGGTGACCCCGAACCGGTCGAACGTGCGGCAGAATCGCTGGGTGCCCGCCTGGTCCTCGCCCCCGTCGCCGTTGTCGACGGGACTCCCCGCCATGATCCGGCTGCCCTGGGCGCCGCGCTGGTGCCTGTCCTGGGCGCCGATCGTTAG
- a CDS encoding glucose-6-phosphate dehydrogenase assembly protein OpcA, whose product MIGLWDTTGNEVVKALAAERRSAGGVASGMALTLIVVVDEKRVREAEAAATIAAAAHPCRLVVVVRSEIERDRNRLDAEIVVGGRLGPCEAVVTRMYGRLALHAESVVMPLLVPDVPVVTWWHGEPPAEIATDFLGVVADRRITDSAQAADPVEALRQRARDYAPGDTDLAWTRITPWRTLVAGAFDTTNEQVTEATIVAPPTDPTALLMAGWLSSRLGITPRRVDSNDVPRMREVQLSCANGDQLTLTREDSMAVFRRTGQDDRALPLVRRPLGDELAEELRRLDADQVYAEALGATVGLRGLDQRPAQRVHVWKDPATAKRAEAGVTAHASTSGEG is encoded by the coding sequence ATGATCGGGTTGTGGGACACCACCGGCAACGAGGTGGTCAAGGCGCTCGCCGCCGAGCGGCGCAGCGCCGGCGGGGTGGCCAGCGGCATGGCGCTGACCCTGATCGTGGTCGTGGACGAGAAGCGGGTCCGGGAGGCGGAGGCGGCGGCGACGATCGCCGCCGCCGCGCACCCGTGCCGGCTGGTGGTGGTGGTCCGCTCGGAGATCGAGCGGGACCGCAACCGGCTGGACGCGGAGATCGTGGTCGGTGGTCGGCTCGGCCCGTGCGAGGCGGTGGTCACCCGGATGTACGGCCGGTTGGCCCTGCACGCCGAGTCGGTCGTGATGCCGCTGCTCGTTCCCGACGTGCCGGTGGTCACCTGGTGGCACGGTGAGCCGCCGGCGGAGATCGCCACCGACTTCCTCGGGGTGGTGGCCGACCGGAGGATCACCGACTCCGCCCAGGCCGCCGACCCGGTGGAGGCGCTGCGGCAGCGTGCCCGCGACTACGCCCCGGGCGACACCGACCTGGCGTGGACCCGGATCACCCCGTGGCGCACCCTGGTCGCCGGGGCGTTCGACACCACCAACGAGCAGGTCACCGAGGCGACGATCGTCGCGCCGCCCACCGACCCGACGGCGCTGCTGATGGCCGGTTGGCTGTCCAGCCGGCTCGGCATCACCCCGCGCCGGGTGGACAGCAACGATGTCCCCCGCATGCGGGAGGTGCAGCTCAGCTGCGCCAACGGCGATCAGCTGACGCTGACCCGCGAGGACAGCATGGCCGTGTTCCGGCGTACCGGCCAGGATGACCGGGCTCTGCCGCTGGTTCGCCGCCCGCTCGGCGACGAACTGGCCGAGGAGCTGCGCCGGCTGGACGCCGACCAGGTGTACGCGGAGGCGCTGGGCGCGACGGTCGGGCTGCGGGGGTTGGACCAGCGCCCCGCGCAGCGGGTCCACGTCTGGAAGGATCCGGCCACCGCGAAGCGCGCCGAGGCCGGGGTCACCGCGCACGCCAGCACGAGCGGCGAGGGCTGA
- a CDS encoding phosphoglycerate kinase — translation MSIRTLDDLLAEGVSGRRVLVRADLNVPLDKQTGAITDDGRIRAVLPTLGALVEAGAKVVVCSHLGRPKGAPDPQFSLSPVAGRLGELLGAPVRFATDTVGDSASSTVADLADGQVALLENLRFNAGETSKDDAERGAFADQLAAFGDAYVDDAFGAVHRKHASVFDVPARLPHVAGRLVLREVEVLSKLTGAPERPYVVVLGGSKVSDKLAVIEALLPTVDRLLIGGGMCFTFLKAQGLEVGTSLLEKDMVETCRNLLERSGGKIMLPVDVVVADAFAPDAAHDTVRVDGIPSHRLGLDVGPETVAGFSAALSQAKTIFWNGPMGVFEMAAFAAGTRGIAEAITKADAFSVVGGGDSAAAVRALGLDESSFGHISTGGGASLEYLEGKTLPGIAALEN, via the coding sequence GTGAGCATCCGGACCCTCGACGACCTGCTCGCCGAGGGGGTGTCGGGTCGGCGCGTGCTGGTGCGCGCCGACCTGAACGTCCCGCTCGACAAGCAGACCGGTGCCATCACCGACGACGGCCGCATCCGGGCGGTGCTGCCGACCCTCGGCGCGCTGGTCGAGGCCGGCGCGAAGGTGGTCGTCTGCTCGCACCTGGGCCGCCCGAAGGGCGCTCCGGACCCGCAGTTCAGCCTGAGCCCGGTCGCCGGGCGGCTCGGTGAGCTGCTCGGCGCGCCGGTGCGCTTCGCCACCGACACTGTCGGTGACTCCGCCAGCTCCACCGTGGCCGATCTGGCCGACGGCCAGGTCGCTCTGCTGGAGAACCTGCGCTTCAACGCCGGTGAGACCAGTAAGGACGACGCCGAGCGGGGCGCCTTCGCCGACCAGCTCGCCGCGTTCGGCGACGCGTACGTGGACGACGCGTTCGGTGCCGTGCACCGCAAGCACGCCAGCGTCTTCGACGTGCCGGCCCGGTTGCCGCACGTCGCGGGTCGGCTGGTGCTGCGTGAGGTGGAGGTGCTCTCCAAGCTCACCGGTGCCCCCGAGCGCCCGTACGTGGTGGTGCTCGGTGGGTCGAAGGTGTCCGACAAGCTCGCCGTGATCGAGGCGCTGCTGCCCACTGTCGATCGGCTGCTCATCGGCGGTGGGATGTGCTTCACCTTCCTCAAGGCCCAGGGCCTGGAGGTGGGCACGTCGCTGCTGGAGAAGGACATGGTCGAGACCTGCCGCAACCTGCTGGAGCGGTCCGGCGGCAAGATCATGCTTCCGGTCGACGTGGTGGTGGCTGACGCGTTCGCTCCGGACGCGGCGCACGACACGGTCCGGGTCGACGGCATCCCGAGTCACCGGCTCGGCCTGGATGTCGGCCCGGAGACGGTGGCTGGCTTCAGCGCCGCGCTGTCCCAGGCGAAGACGATCTTCTGGAACGGCCCGATGGGCGTGTTCGAGATGGCGGCCTTCGCGGCCGGCACCCGGGGGATCGCCGAGGCGATCACCAAGGCCGACGCGTTCAGTGTCGTCGGTGGCGGTGACTCCGCGGCTGCGGTCCGTGCCCTGGGCCTGGACGAGTCGTCCTTCGGGCACATCTCCACCGGCGGTGGCGCCTCCCTGGAATACCTCGAGGGCAAGACCCTCCCCGGCATCGCGGCCCTGGAGAACTGA
- the secG gene encoding preprotein translocase subunit SecG has product MPIWFAYTLIVLLVITSILLTLLILLHRGKGGGLSSMFGGGVSSSLAGSSVAEKNLDRYTVLVSVVWFAAIVGLGLWLRLQMNSGV; this is encoded by the coding sequence ATGCCGATCTGGTTCGCATACACGTTGATCGTGTTGCTGGTCATCACGAGCATTCTGCTCACCCTGCTGATCCTGCTGCACCGCGGCAAGGGTGGCGGTCTGTCGAGCATGTTCGGCGGTGGCGTCAGCTCCAGCCTCGCCGGCTCCTCGGTCGCGGAGAAGAACCTGGACCGCTACACCGTCCTGGTGAGCGTCGTCTGGTTCGCCGCGATCGTCGGGCTCGGGCTCTGGCTGCGCCTCCAAATGAACAGCGGCGTCTGA
- the whiA gene encoding DNA-binding protein WhiA, with translation MAMTAAVKDELSRVDVPKPCCRRAEMAALLRFAGGLHIVSGRVVVEAELDTGAVARRLRREIAEVYGYPSEIHVLASGGLRKGSHFIVRVVKDGEALARQTGLLDVRGRPVRGLPPHVVAANVCCAVSAWRGAFMAHGSLTEPGRSSALEITCPGPESALALVGAARRIGITAKNREVRGVDRVVVKDGDAIAALLTRIGAHSSVLAWEERRVRREVRATANRLANFDDANLRRSARAAVAAAARVTRALEILADEAPNHLTDAGRLRLEHRQASLEELGALADPPLTKDAIAGRIRRLLALADKRARDLGIPDTEAAVTPDMLVV, from the coding sequence ATGGCGATGACGGCCGCGGTCAAGGACGAGCTGAGTCGGGTCGACGTGCCCAAGCCCTGCTGCCGGCGGGCGGAGATGGCCGCGCTGCTGCGCTTCGCTGGCGGGCTGCACATCGTCTCCGGCCGCGTGGTGGTGGAGGCTGAACTGGACACCGGGGCGGTGGCCCGGCGGTTGCGCCGGGAGATCGCCGAGGTCTACGGCTACCCCAGCGAGATCCACGTGCTGGCCTCCGGTGGGCTGCGCAAGGGCAGCCACTTCATCGTGCGGGTGGTCAAGGACGGCGAGGCCCTGGCGCGGCAGACCGGCCTGCTCGACGTGCGGGGTCGCCCGGTGCGCGGGCTGCCCCCGCACGTGGTGGCGGCCAACGTCTGCTGCGCGGTCTCCGCGTGGCGGGGCGCGTTCATGGCCCACGGCTCGCTCACCGAGCCGGGCCGCTCCAGCGCGTTGGAGATCACCTGCCCGGGGCCGGAGTCGGCGTTGGCGCTGGTCGGCGCGGCCCGCCGCATCGGCATCACCGCGAAGAACCGTGAGGTGCGTGGGGTGGACCGGGTGGTCGTCAAGGACGGTGACGCGATCGCCGCGCTGCTCACCCGGATTGGCGCGCACTCCAGCGTGCTGGCCTGGGAGGAGCGTCGGGTACGCCGTGAGGTGCGCGCCACGGCCAACCGGCTCGCCAACTTCGACGACGCCAACCTGCGCCGTTCGGCGCGGGCGGCGGTCGCCGCCGCCGCACGGGTCACCCGTGCGCTGGAGATCCTCGCCGACGAGGCGCCCAACCACCTGACCGACGCCGGGCGGCTGCGCCTGGAGCACCGGCAGGCGTCGCTGGAGGAGTTGGGCGCGCTGGCCGACCCCCCGCTGACCAAGGACGCCATCGCGGGGCGGATCCGCCGGCTCCTGGCGTTGGCCGACAAGCGGGCGCGCGACCTTGGCATCCCGGATACGGAAGCAGCCGTCACGCCCGACATGCTCGTGGTCTGA
- a CDS encoding RNA polymerase-binding protein RbpA, with translation MPSGNVIRGARVGSAPMRPDERHQPAPRQDVTYWCRNDHRVDIRISADVEPPSLWDCPRCGLPAGRDAQNPPGRVRAEPYKSHLAYVKERRTAEEGEALLNEALAALRRRRGE, from the coding sequence GTGCCGAGTGGCAACGTTATCCGGGGAGCCCGAGTCGGGTCCGCACCCATGCGCCCGGACGAACGGCACCAACCCGCCCCCCGACAGGACGTCACCTACTGGTGCCGTAACGACCACCGGGTCGACATCCGGATCAGCGCGGACGTCGAGCCGCCTTCCCTGTGGGACTGCCCCCGCTGCGGGCTGCCCGCCGGCCGGGACGCCCAGAACCCGCCCGGCCGCGTCCGCGCCGAACCGTACAAGAGCCACCTGGCGTACGTGAAGGAGCGGCGCACCGCCGAGGAGGGGGAGGCCCTGTTGAACGAGGCGCTCGCCGCTCTGCGGCGCCGACGCGGCGAGTAG
- the pgl gene encoding 6-phosphogluconolactonase has protein sequence MSEASVAVHADADLLAQAVAARLLVKLLDAQADRGEASVVLTGGRIAAAVYRAVATLPARDAVDWSRVDVWWGDERFLPAGDPDRNETQARAALLDVVPLDPARVHAMPASDGPAGNDPEAAAAAYAEELARAARPGHATLPHFDVLMLGVGEDGHVASVFPEHPVGYETRPVSAVRGSPKPPPTRTTLTLPAINTAEEVWLVAGGADKARAVGMALAGAGPVQLPAAGVRGVDRTRWLLDRAAAADVPARLRSLR, from the coding sequence ATGAGTGAGGCGAGTGTCGCCGTGCACGCCGACGCCGACCTGCTGGCGCAGGCCGTGGCGGCCCGGCTGCTGGTGAAGCTGCTCGACGCCCAGGCCGACCGGGGCGAAGCCTCGGTGGTGCTCACCGGCGGTCGGATCGCCGCAGCCGTGTACCGGGCGGTGGCGACGCTGCCGGCCCGCGACGCGGTGGACTGGTCCCGGGTCGACGTGTGGTGGGGCGACGAGCGGTTCCTGCCCGCCGGTGATCCGGACCGCAACGAGACCCAGGCCCGTGCCGCCCTGCTGGACGTGGTGCCCCTGGACCCGGCCCGGGTGCACGCGATGCCGGCCTCGGACGGCCCGGCCGGCAACGACCCCGAGGCGGCGGCCGCCGCGTACGCGGAGGAGCTGGCCCGCGCCGCCCGGCCCGGGCACGCCACGCTGCCGCACTTCGACGTGCTGATGCTGGGCGTCGGCGAGGACGGCCACGTGGCGTCGGTCTTCCCCGAGCACCCGGTGGGCTACGAGACCCGGCCGGTCAGCGCGGTGCGGGGCAGCCCCAAGCCGCCGCCGACGCGGACCACCCTCACCCTGCCGGCGATCAACACCGCCGAGGAGGTCTGGCTGGTGGCCGGCGGCGCCGACAAGGCCCGCGCGGTGGGCATGGCGTTGGCCGGCGCCGGGCCGGTGCAGTTGCCAGCGGCCGGCGTACGCGGCGTGGACCGCACCCGCTGGCTGCTGGACCGGGCGGCGGCAGCCGACGTGCCCGCCCGACTGCGCAGCCTGCGCTGA
- the zwf gene encoding glucose-6-phosphate dehydrogenase yields the protein MNPLRDPQDRRLPRIPEPCALVIFGVTGDLARKKLLPAVYDLANRGLLPPGFVVLGFARRDWGDGDFETLACEAARKHARTPWRDEVWARLAGNIKFVGGSFDDDDAFDSLASTLDDLRQTHGITGNAAFYFSIPPAAFPVVLKQLARTGMADNNKSGGWRRVVVEKPFGNDLPSAKALNDLVDDVFTREDVFRIDHYLGKETVQNILALRFANNLFEPLWNSKYVDSVQITMAEDVGIGTRAGFYDTVGTARDVLQNHLLQLLALVAMEEPTSFDADEIRAEKLKVLKAITLPKDVARDTVRGQYLPGWVGGERAVGYLDEQDVPADSTTETYVAVRLGIQNRRWAEVPFYIRAGKRLPRRVTEVAIMFKKAPHLPFNDADMESLGNNQLVIRVQPDEGVVLKFGSKVPGTTMEVRDIAMDFQYGEAFTESSPEAYERLVLDVLIGDRTLFPDAAEVEQSWQVIDPLEHAWEGTTPEPYRAGEWGPRASDEMLAREGRAWRRA from the coding sequence GTGAACCCGCTGCGCGACCCGCAGGACCGCCGGTTGCCCCGGATCCCGGAGCCGTGCGCTCTGGTGATCTTCGGGGTGACCGGCGACCTGGCCCGCAAGAAGCTGCTCCCCGCGGTCTACGACCTGGCCAACCGGGGGCTGTTGCCGCCGGGCTTCGTGGTGCTCGGGTTCGCGCGCCGCGACTGGGGTGACGGCGACTTCGAGACGTTGGCCTGCGAGGCGGCCCGCAAGCACGCCCGCACCCCGTGGCGGGACGAGGTGTGGGCGCGGCTGGCCGGAAACATCAAGTTCGTCGGCGGGTCGTTCGACGACGACGACGCCTTCGACTCCCTCGCCTCGACGTTGGACGACCTGCGGCAGACCCACGGCATCACCGGCAACGCGGCGTTCTACTTCTCCATCCCGCCGGCCGCGTTCCCGGTCGTCCTCAAGCAGTTGGCCCGCACCGGAATGGCCGACAACAACAAGTCCGGCGGTTGGCGCCGGGTCGTGGTGGAGAAGCCGTTCGGCAACGACCTGCCGTCGGCGAAGGCGCTCAACGACCTCGTCGACGACGTGTTCACCCGGGAGGACGTCTTCCGGATCGACCACTACCTGGGCAAGGAGACGGTTCAGAACATCCTCGCCCTGCGGTTCGCCAACAACCTGTTCGAGCCGTTGTGGAACTCCAAGTACGTCGACTCGGTGCAGATCACCATGGCGGAGGACGTCGGCATCGGCACCCGCGCCGGCTTCTACGACACCGTCGGCACCGCCCGTGACGTGTTGCAGAACCACCTTCTCCAGCTCCTCGCCCTGGTCGCGATGGAGGAGCCGACCAGCTTCGACGCCGACGAGATCCGGGCCGAGAAGCTGAAGGTCCTCAAGGCCATCACCCTGCCCAAGGACGTCGCCCGGGACACCGTCCGCGGTCAGTACCTGCCCGGCTGGGTCGGCGGCGAACGCGCGGTCGGTTACCTGGACGAGCAGGACGTCCCCGCCGACTCCACCACCGAGACGTACGTGGCGGTGCGGCTGGGCATCCAGAACCGCCGCTGGGCGGAGGTGCCGTTCTACATCCGGGCCGGCAAGCGGCTGCCCCGGCGGGTCACCGAGGTCGCCATCATGTTCAAGAAGGCGCCGCACCTGCCGTTCAACGACGCCGACATGGAGTCGCTGGGCAACAACCAGCTGGTCATCCGGGTGCAGCCGGACGAGGGTGTGGTGCTCAAGTTCGGCTCGAAGGTGCCGGGCACGACCATGGAGGTCCGCGACATCGCGATGGACTTCCAGTACGGCGAGGCGTTCACCGAGTCCAGCCCTGAGGCGTACGAGCGTCTGGTCCTGGACGTGCTGATCGGCGATCGCACCCTGTTCCCCGACGCGGCCGAGGTCGAGCAGAGCTGGCAGGTGATCGACCCGCTGGAGCACGCCTGGGAGGGCACCACGCCGGAGCCGTACCGGGCCGGCGAGTGGGGCCCGCGGGCCTCCGACGAGATGCTGGCCCGCGAGGGTCGCGCCTGGAGGAGAGCATGA
- a CDS encoding glucose-6-phosphate isomerase, with protein MSDLLKGPVEGAAGLSVYGADAVDKAAPASTREALIKAGVPGKLAGKDASLWGPDAEAEAKIRLGWVDTHRRSRELLVQLAELTAELGDLDHVVLAGMGGSSLAPEVITRTLGRPLTVLDTTDPGQVRAALGDRLERTVVVVASKSGSTVETDSHRRAYWQAFLDAGMTEAEAGRHFVIVTDPGSPLETTAAEMGAFTVLADPNVGGRYSALTAFGLVPSALAGVEVAELLDQADALATSLGADQNNPALALGAALGAAATLARDKVALVSDGTGIDGLGDWAEQLIAESTGKAGVGILPVVVESPQSPGATGADVLTVSYGGALTAGDVPGGGGAPDVAVNGPLGAQFLAWEYATAVAGVVLGIDPFNQPNVTESKENTNKILASGLPAETPSFTEGAIEVYAPQGAPGDLAGVLRWLLDGLGDDGYLAVMAYLDRFADADAARLRPLLAQAGGRPVTFGWGPRFLHSTGQYHKGGPQVGSYLQVTGAVAEDLEVPGKPYTFGELQAAQAAGDRQALAGRDRPVLRLHLTDRAAGVAQLLDAAGDLRA; from the coding sequence ATGAGCGATCTGCTCAAGGGGCCGGTGGAGGGAGCTGCCGGGCTCTCCGTGTACGGCGCCGACGCGGTCGACAAGGCCGCGCCGGCCTCGACCCGGGAGGCGCTGATCAAGGCCGGCGTCCCGGGCAAGCTGGCCGGCAAGGACGCGAGCCTGTGGGGTCCGGACGCCGAAGCCGAGGCGAAGATCCGGCTGGGCTGGGTGGACACCCACCGGCGCAGCCGCGAGCTGCTCGTGCAGTTGGCCGAGCTGACCGCCGAGCTGGGCGACCTGGACCATGTGGTGCTCGCCGGCATGGGCGGCTCGTCGCTGGCCCCCGAGGTGATCACCCGGACGCTGGGTCGCCCGCTGACCGTGCTGGACACCACCGACCCGGGTCAGGTCCGGGCGGCGCTGGGTGACCGGCTGGAGCGCACCGTCGTGGTGGTGGCCAGCAAGTCCGGGTCGACGGTGGAGACCGACAGCCACCGGCGCGCCTACTGGCAGGCGTTCCTGGACGCCGGGATGACCGAGGCGGAGGCCGGCCGGCACTTCGTCATCGTCACCGACCCGGGTTCGCCGTTGGAGACGACCGCGGCCGAGATGGGCGCGTTCACCGTGCTCGCCGACCCGAACGTCGGTGGCCGGTACTCGGCGCTGACCGCGTTCGGTCTGGTGCCCTCGGCGCTGGCCGGGGTCGAGGTCGCGGAACTGCTCGACCAGGCCGACGCGCTGGCCACCTCGCTCGGCGCGGACCAGAACAACCCGGCGCTGGCGTTGGGCGCCGCCCTGGGTGCCGCGGCCACGCTGGCCCGGGACAAGGTCGCCCTGGTCTCCGACGGCACCGGCATCGACGGGCTCGGCGACTGGGCCGAGCAGTTGATCGCCGAGTCGACCGGCAAGGCCGGTGTGGGCATCCTTCCGGTGGTCGTGGAGTCCCCGCAGAGTCCCGGTGCCACCGGCGCGGACGTGCTGACCGTCAGCTACGGCGGCGCGCTGACCGCCGGTGACGTGCCGGGCGGCGGTGGCGCGCCGGACGTGGCCGTCAACGGCCCGCTGGGCGCGCAGTTCCTGGCCTGGGAGTACGCCACCGCGGTGGCCGGGGTGGTGCTCGGCATCGACCCGTTCAACCAGCCGAACGTCACCGAGTCCAAGGAGAACACCAACAAGATCCTGGCCTCGGGCCTGCCGGCGGAGACGCCGTCGTTCACCGAGGGCGCGATCGAGGTGTACGCCCCGCAGGGCGCGCCCGGGGACCTGGCCGGGGTGCTGCGCTGGCTGCTCGACGGGCTGGGCGACGACGGCTACCTCGCGGTGATGGCGTACCTCGACCGGTTCGCCGACGCCGACGCGGCCCGGCTGCGACCGTTGCTGGCCCAGGCGGGCGGGCGGCCGGTCACCTTCGGCTGGGGTCCACGGTTCCTGCACTCGACCGGTCAGTACCACAAGGGTGGTCCGCAGGTCGGCAGCTACCTCCAGGTGACCGGCGCGGTCGCCGAGGACCTGGAGGTGCCGGGCAAGCCGTACACCTTCGGTGAGCTGCAGGCGGCGCAGGCCGCCGGGGACCGGCAGGCGCTCGCCGGTCGGGACCGGCCGGTGCTGCGGTTGCACCTGACCGACCGGGCCGCCGGTGTCGCCCAGCTACTGGACGCGGCCGGTGATCTACGGGCGTGA
- the tpiA gene encoding triose-phosphate isomerase, giving the protein MSSTTRRPLMAGNWKMNLNHLEANLLVQKLAASLTEKQLTAVETVVLPPFTDLRTVQTAVDGDKLLIGYGAQDISPHASGAYTGDISGPMLAKLGCTYVVVGHSERRAYHHEDDTVVNAKVKAALTHGLTPILCVGEGLDIREQGTHVAHCSDQLDGGLAGLTPEQVRQVVIAYEPVWAIGTGKTATPDDAQEVCGAVRQRLAERFDQETADQVRVLYGGSVKASNIASIMGQSDVDGGLVGGASLDAEEFAQICRFPEHLAR; this is encoded by the coding sequence ATGTCGAGCACCACCCGCCGGCCGCTGATGGCCGGCAACTGGAAGATGAACCTCAACCACCTTGAGGCCAACCTGCTGGTGCAGAAGCTGGCGGCGAGCCTCACCGAGAAGCAGCTCACGGCCGTCGAGACGGTCGTGCTGCCGCCCTTCACCGACCTGCGCACCGTGCAGACCGCGGTGGACGGGGACAAGCTGCTGATCGGCTACGGCGCGCAGGACATCTCCCCGCACGCGTCCGGCGCGTACACCGGGGACATCTCCGGGCCGATGCTGGCCAAGCTCGGCTGCACCTACGTGGTGGTCGGGCACTCCGAGCGGCGGGCCTACCACCACGAGGACGACACGGTGGTCAACGCCAAGGTCAAGGCGGCGTTGACGCACGGTTTGACGCCGATCCTCTGCGTGGGGGAGGGGCTGGACATCCGCGAGCAGGGCACCCATGTGGCGCACTGCTCCGACCAGCTCGACGGGGGCCTCGCCGGGCTCACCCCGGAGCAGGTGCGGCAGGTCGTGATCGCGTACGAGCCGGTCTGGGCGATCGGCACGGGCAAGACCGCCACCCCGGACGACGCCCAGGAGGTCTGTGGGGCGGTGCGTCAGCGGCTGGCGGAGCGTTTCGACCAGGAGACGGCCGACCAGGTTCGGGTCCTCTACGGCGGCTCGGTCAAGGCGTCCAACATCGCCTCGATCATGGGCCAATCGGACGTGGACGGGGGCCTGGTGGGGGGCGCCAGCCTGGACGCGGAGGAATTCGCGCAGATCTGCCGGTTCCCGGAGCACCTCGCCCGCTGA